A region of the Mesotoga infera genome:
AAGATTTGAGGGACTCACCGTTAGGGAGTATCTAACTCTTGGCGGCAAACTGAAGCTTTCCGCTGAAGAGCTGAATGAGACGCTTTCCACAGTGGGTCTCAACAGAGAGTACCTTGATAGGCTTGTTGATGAATCGCTGAGCGGCGGTGAGAGGAAGAGAGTTGAACTGGCTTCAATAATACTGGTGAATCCCCGAGTCACTATTCTCGATGAACCTGATTCCGGAATAGACATAATGTCAATGGAAATGATTGAGCATGTGCTCGAAAGACTTAGCGATAAAGGCTCCATAGTCATAATCATCACCCACCGGGAGGAAATCGCCAGGATGGCGGACGAAGCCTACCTACTTTGTGGAGGCAGAATACTTGCTTCCGGTGAACCGGAAGAAATAGTGAGTTTTTACAGAAAACTCTGTGACAGCTGTCAGCACATTAATGAGCCGGTTAAGGAAGGCGGTCTTCCAAATGATTGAATCGAACTACGAAAGAGAATTCAAAGCAATTGCCAATGAGTATGAGAAATCAGGCGGTAATGTCTCTGATTTCTTGAGGAAGGATATTGTATCAATCATTGTTAGCGGTAATAAAGTGATTGGCAGAAACACGGTGGATGGTGTGCATGTGAGGGCAGAAGAACTGGACAACGGAGTAGAGATTTGGATTGACATCGATGATGGCACAGTTATAGATAATCCAATACATCTCTGCACTGGTTACTTGAAGCCAGAAGGAACTCAGGAGATTCTCATTCATAATCATTTGGGAGACAGAGCTAAGGCGAAATTCATTTCTCACTGCGTCTTTCCAAGCGGCGTGAACTTTACTCACTCCATGGTCGCCGATACAGATGTTGGAAAACACTCCGAAATGTTGTACGAAGACACGCACATGCACAGCAAGGATGGCGGTGTAACCGTCAAGGCGACATATAATACAGTCGTCAGAGAGGGTGGTACCTTTCAGAACCTTTTTTATCTGACAAAGACCAGGGTCGGAAAGCTTTTCGTGAAGATGAATGTTTCTCTTGAGAAATATGCATCGGCTCATATAGAATCCAAGGTTTATGAGCGTGAAGATGACTATCTCGAAATAGATGAAGAACTCTATCTGAATGGCGAGGGCTCTTCTGGAATAGCAAAGACCACTGTATTTGCTACCGACAGAAGCAGGGCCAAGATTATCAACAAAGCCTATGGAAATGCACCTTTCTCAAGAGGACACATAGAATGCAACGAGATCATCAAAGGTGACTCCGTAGAAGTCGGAACGGTTCCCGAGTTGTACGTCACAAATGAGAAGGCCGAGCTTACTCACGAAGCTTCGATCGGAAGAGTAAACGTAAAGCAGATGGAGACATTGATGTCCAAGGGTTTGAGTGAAGAAGAGGCAACTGACATGATTGTCAGAGGAATGCTCAGATAGAAATGGGGGGAGTTCTTTGAATTACTCGGAGCAGTTTCTTGTAGAAAAACTAGTGCATCTAGCCAAGATACCTAGTCCTTCCGGTTTCACCGATGCGATAATTACTTATCTGGATTCTGAACTGCGAGGAATGGGACTCAATCCACGAAGAACAAGAAAAGGTGCTCTTGTCGTCGAGATAGGCGGGCAGAAAAGACCGATAGTGTTGGCAGCTCACGTAGACACTCTTGGAGCAATGGTGAAGTCTTTGAAGCCAAACGGGCGGCTTGAGATCACGAATATCGGTGGTTTCACTATGAACAGCATAGAAAACGAGAACTGCATCGTTCACACAAAATTCGGCAAATCCTTTACAGGTACCATTCAGTCGATTTCACCTTCAGTTCACGTCTTCGAAAATGCTCGAACACTTGAGCGGAAGATCTCTAATATGGAGATTCGTGTCGATGAAGAAGTTAAAGACGACAAAGCACTTCGAAAACTGGGAATAGAAGCAGGCGATTTTATCTCATTCGATCCCAGAGTGACTGTGACCGAAAATGGTTTTGTGAAATCAAGGCATCTGGATGACAAAGCGAGCGTGGCCGTTTTACTTGATCTGGCAAGAAGGGCCTCCTCCGGCGAGCTGACTCTTGTAAGAAAGACATATCTCTTCTTCTCAAACTATGAAGAGGTAGGTCACGGAGCCTCCGCAGCAATGCCTGAGGACTGTGAAGAGATCATTTCGGTCGATATGGGCGCGATAGGTGATACTTTGAAGACTGACGAATTCGTAGTTTCTATATGCGCTAAGGATTCAGGCGGTCCTTACGATAGTTCCGTTGTAAGGAATTTGATCGAAACAGCAAAAAGAGTCGGCGCCGATTATTCAGTCGATATATATCCTTTCTACGGATCTGATGTGGAAGCATCTCTTAGAGCTGGGTACGACGTCAAATTTGGACTTGTTGGCCCGGGAGTTGAAGCATCCCATGGTTATGAAAGGACTCATTGCAGAGCTTTGGAAAATACCTTGAAGCTTCTGATGGGATATATTGAAAGCTGAGGCGCCGCAGTGCCCCAGCCATCTAAAAACTAGAATACTATCTTGCCTTTCTTCTGTCCCTTTTCCTGACCAAGCTGGTTTACAAAGCCTGCGGGCGCAACATCGATGACTTTGCTTTTCTCAGCTTCCATAGCCTCTTGAAGCCTCTTCTTGTAGGCATCCATTTTTTCCTTGAGCTCGGTTACATCTCCTTCTAACCAACCAAAAATGCTTTCGGTTAGCTTCGAGGAAATCTCCTCAATCTCATCGCTTTCTTCCATCATTCCAGCGTTCTTCGTGACCTCGAGCTCTTCACTCACTGCCTTCTCGACATCTTCCCTTGTAAGCTCTGGCAACGTTGCCTTCACCAAACGCATAGCTATGTTAGTTCTAAGCCTTAGATCATCTATAGTCGCCTCTAGATTATCTACTCTCGACATTATCGCTCCTAAGAATTGATCAAGTGAAATCTGCATCTCTTTTCAGCTCCCTTCAACATTTTCTCTCATAATGATTTTACTACCGAAAAGATCAACTATAGTTAAGGCTATGTTTTTGATCGTAATACTAATCCTTTCTGTCGAATCGATGCCTGAGTCTAAACAGCCACAAAGAAAGAACACCGACAAGCAGAAAGGCAAACAAATCGCCCGATGCAATTTCGAACAGCCAGAAAGAAGGAAGGTAAATGTTTGCAAAAAATGGAAGAGTGAAGGCCGTCGGGAACAGCCAGCCCGAAAGAAGCATAGCGCCAGCAAGTGAGACAGCAATTAGTCTCTCCCGGAGCTCTCTTATTTTCCTAAATACCAGGAAAGAAATCGAAGCAATTGAAGCAATAAGAGCATAGGAGGAGATAATTCCAAGCGCTGACTGCAAGTTCCTGTTCTGATCGGCCAGAATCACAGTTGCCAAAATCAGAGTACACGGCTTCTTCAAAATTCCTCTAACGATTCTGGACAAAGCGTACGTAGATTCGATCTTTCTTTCGAACTGCGGTCTATATACTATGACTCCCAGCAAGATTGTGAAGAGCAGCAAGCCCTTTGATAGAGAGGGACCCCAGAAAAACAAGACGGAAACCGCCAGAAAGCCAATGAGAACCTCCTGAAGGAGGATCATCACTCTCTTCACGTTCCCTCCTGTAAGCTCTTAACCAAAGCCTCTATGCTGCTGTCGCCCGTAATATCAAGAAAAAGCTCTTCAAGAGTGGATTCAACACTTCCAAAATCCTCTCTCAGGGCTGAAAGTGTCCCCTCGGCAATGAGCCTTCCTCTATCAATGATTCCTATCCTGTCACACATCTTCTCGGCAACCTCAAGCACGTGAGTTGTCACGAAAACGGTCGTTCCCCTATCGGCCATGTTTCTCAACCAGGCCTTTAATTTGCCCGCACTTGACGCATCAAGACCCACAGTGGGTTCATCGAGAAAGATAACGGCTGGCTCTCTCATAAGGGCAATGGCAACCATCAGCTTCTGTTTCATTCCGTGCGAATAATCGCCTATGTATTTTCCGAGGTAGTCGATCTTGAAGGCATCGGCAATGTCCATAAGCTTCGACATAGTCTCTTTTGGAGGAAGACGGTAAATGTCAATTATGAATTTGACAAACTCGACGCCTTTCAAGTTGTCATACATCTTAGGTTCATCAGGAACAACAGAGATCAACCTCTTTATTTCCATTTTGTTTCTCTCAATATCCAATCCGGCTATTTTGATCTTTCCTGAACTCGGAGCAATTACCCCGGTGAGCATCTTAATGGTCGTTGTCTTTCCAGCTCCATTAGGTCCTAGAAAACCGTAGATCTCACCGGAGGGAATGTTTAGATTAAGCCGGTCAACAGCGCGGAGGTTTCCGAAACTCCTGGTCAAATTCAGAGCTTCGATCATCGATTTGCCTCGAACGCTTTATCATAGAATGTGGCCGTCTTCGGGTGAAACATCAGCTCGATAGTCCCGACGGGACCATTTCTCTGTTTTCCAATTATTACCTTCGTAACTTGCGGCGAATCACTTACCTCGCTTTTATCTTTGTAGTAGTCTTCTCTATAAAGAAACATCACGGTGTCAGCATCCTGTTCTATGGCGCCGGATTCTCTGAGATCGCTCAAGCGGGGCATCTTGTCCTCTCTTTGCTCCACAGCCCTCGAAAGCTGAGAAAGAGCTACTACAGTAATATTCAACTCTCTAGCAAGCAGTTTCATAGATCTAGAAATCTCCGAAATCTCCTGCTGCCGATTATCAGATCTGCCCTTTGTATGCATCAGCTGTAAATAATCTACAAAGAGAACCTGAACATTGTGCTCCATCTTTATCCTTCTTGCCTTGGCTCTAAGTGATCTAGGGTCCAGCGAAGGTTCATCGTCGATTATGATAGGGGCCGTTTGCAGGGTGCTGGCTCCATTTGTCAAGCGTTTCCACTCTTCATTACCGATATCTCCCGCCCTGAGCCGCGATAGCTCGAAGTTTGTCACATTGCACAAAAGTCGTTGAGCAAGCTGTTCTTTAGACATTTCCAGACAGAAGACTGCCACAGGCAACTGGAATTTCAAAGCCATGTTGCTTGCCATACTTAACGCAAAAGCAGTCTTTCCCATAGACGGTCGAGCGGCAACAATGACAAGATCGGAGGGTCGAAACCCAGTAGTAACTTCGTCAAGCCGTCTGTAACCACTGGCAATACCGGTAATCCTTCCAGTAACGGCGTTTTCCTTCAGTCTTTCCAGATTATGGAAAAGCTCGTGCATTATTTTTCCAATATGCTGGTAAGTCTTCGAAATCTGCGCCTCCGTGATCTGGAATATCGCTTTCTCAGCACTATCTAAAATGTCGTCGGTCTCTTCACCTTCGTAAGCGTTTTCGACAATAGAGCTAGCTGCCGAAATGAGGGAGCGCAGAAGTGACTTTTCCTTCACAGTCTTACCATAGTAGAAGAAGTTGGCTGAAGTGGGAACGACATCGGCAAGTTTTGCAAGTTCTACCTCGCCTCCGACTTCTTCAAGGGCTCCACCGGTTCTCAGCCTTTCAGTAATCGAAACTATGTCTACTGGACTTCCTTCATCAAAAAGCTTCTCCATAACGGAAAACACAAGCTGGTTCTTTCGGGAGTAGAAGTCTCTACTAGTGAGAAGCTCCATTACGTCGGGAACAACATCTGGATCTATAAGGATGCTCCCTATTACTGCTTCTTCCGATTCAATACTATTGGGAGGTACTCTTGCCTTCAAAATGCTCACCAACTTCTCTGAATTATCCAAAGCTCTTCAGAATCAGTTCCTTTATTACCGAATAATCACCTTCGAAAACAAACTGTCCCCTTTCTCTTCCAGAGCCGCCTTTTACATCAAACTCTTCTTTTACTCTGTTTAGAACTTCTTTGCAGTCCGTTCCTTTACCATATAGAAGGATTTTGTCTCTTGCCTTACCAACAATGAGATACCTTTCTAACGCAACAAATCTTGGAACAGCTGCCAGGACGCTCTCTTCATCCTCAAGAAACGTCACTTTAGACTTAGATTCATCTATCTCTTTGGCAATATAAATTGCTAATCTTTCGGAAAGATTCTTGACTGCCGAATTGCCCTTTTTAGCTTCATAGAGAAGCGATTCCACTCGATTCGGCAAATCCGAGTAGCTACATGTCAAGGAGAGGGCCGACTCAGTGATTAGATCATGCTTCGCAATATAGTCTCTTACGGCTCTATCACCTGCCACGAAATAGATTCTGGTCAACTCCCCCTTTACCTTCTCACGTTTCAAGATCTTCAGCAGCCTTATTCGCCCGGTGCTTTCAACATGAAGACCTGAACAAGCATTCAAATCTACTCCATCTATTTCGACAAGTGTTATCTCTCTCCCACTCTCCGCGATCTCGCGTTTGACTTCTTTTCTAAGGTCCAATCTCTCAAGCTCAGGTTTCTTCGCGATGAATCTTCTTACCTGAAGATTATCACTGATAAGTTCATTGCAGGTCCTCTCGACATTATCGATCATATCATCCTTGAGGATTCCAAGAGAAAGATCGATTGTAGTGTGTTCTTCCCCCATCTGAAACCCAACGGTTTCGGCATCCAGTTCTCGAAGAAATACTGCCGATAACAGGTGCTGCGCAGTGTGCTGCTGCGAGATGTCCCGTCTCCTCGTCTCATCGATCTTGATTTCCACCGATTCACCTCTATCCTTATCTATTATTCCATCTACTTTGATAAGAATCTCATTATTCGACTCACTTACTGACAAGATATCCAGTCCGTCAACTTTTCCACGATCTCCAATTTGTCCTGCTTCTCCATCAACATACACATTACCGTAACATATCTTGATGTAGGTAGTACCTTCTCCAAACCATATTTCCCTTACTGCTTCTAACATACATCGCCCCCGGCCACTTGATATTATGTGCAAATATATGTAATAATTATACAGTAAGCGTTTACTTAACTCCGTGGGTGATAATTCGAAAAAATGAATATGAGGTGATTTGGTTGCAGGAAAGGCCAATCCTTTCGGTAAAAAACCTCTCTACTCACTTCAATATGGCCGAGGGAGTTGTTAAGGCCGTTCAAGATGTCTCTTTCGATCTTTATCGAGATGAGGTCTTGGGAATAGTTGGAGAGACCGGTTCTGGTAAGAGTGTAACTGTGAAAACAGTTGCCGGGATGGTTGATAACCCAGGCTTCATTGCTGGTGGCGAGATTCTCTTTTTAACCGACGAATTCAGTAAGGGCGGTGAAAAGGATTATATTGACTTGGCAAAACTTCCGAAAGATAGTTTCTCCAGAGTCAGGGGAAAACACATAGGAATGATCTTTCAGGACCCAATGACTTCGCTTGACCCGATGTACACGGTTGGTAATCAGATGATAGAGACCATTGTCCATCACAAGAAAGTTACCGAAGAGGAAGCAAGAGAACGATCAATAAAGCTTCTCGAACAGGTGGGAATTCCTAAGCCTTCCGAACGTATCGATGATTATCCCTTTCAACTGTCCGGGGGACAGCGCCAGAGGGTAGTAATAGCGATAGCGCTGTCGTGCGATCCTGAAATCCTGGTTGCCGATGAGCCTTCAACAGCTCTAGACGTGACAGTTCAAGCTCAGATTTTAGAACTGATGAAGGATCTTCAGGAACAATTCAACAGCAGCATGATTTTCATCACGCACGATCTGGCTGTTATTGCCGAAATAGCTACGAAAATCAGTGTTATGTATGGAAGTTATCAAATGGAGATGGCCGACTCTCTCGAAATCTTTGACAGTCCGATGAATCCATACACATTTGCGCTACTCGAATGCATACCAAGACTCGATATAAAACAAGATCAACTCCTTCCTATTCCTGGCCAGCCGCCAGTAATGTTGAATCCACCCGTGCTATGCCCATTCCTTCCAAGGTGCTCAAGAGCAACAGACAAATGCTACAAAGAGATGCCACAGCTTGAGCAAATGAAGGATAATCATTTCGTCAGATGCTGGAATCCAATCACTAACAAAGTACTGCTGGTCAAGGAGGCTCAAGAATGAAGCTTCTTGAAATTAGAAATCTGAAGAAGTACTTCCCGATCAAGCAAGGCTTCCTTATAGAGAGAGTCGTGGGTTTTGTCAAAGCCGTTGACGATGTATCCTTCTCAGTTGACAGGGGCAAGACCATAGGAATCGTCGGAGAGTCGGGATGTGGAAAGACAACAATCGGCAAATCGATTATTCGTCTACATGAAGTGACTGATGGAGAGATGCTCATTGATGAAGAAGATACCACTTTCTACTTCATGAAGAAGCGAAGGGCAAAACAGTATTTGAAAGAGAAGTATTTCGATACGGATAAATTTAATAACGGTGGCGGAGTTGATTTTGAACCTTTCGAAAAGAAGATGTACGAGATCTACAATAGGGTCAATAAGGACTCTTCCAAGGCAATCGATGTTCTATTTGATAAGTCAGATCACAAGAAGAAGCTTCTCAGGAAAAAGGCACAGATAGTATTTCAGGACCCAATGTCCTCTCTGAATCCAAGGATGACAGTTGGGCAGATGTTAACTGAACCGCTTCTTTTTCACAAACTTGCCAAAGACCTTGACGAAGCAGTTGAAATGGTGAAGGAACTGCTTGTACAAGTCGGTCTTAAGCCATATCACGTGGATAGATATCCGCACCAGTTCAGCGGTGGTCAGAGGCAGAGAATAGCCGTTGCAAGGGCTATCAGTGTAAACCCCGATCTCATCGTTCTCGATGAGCCGACTTCTGCCTTAGACGTTTCCGTTCAAGCTCAGATAGTCAATCTCTTTGAAAAACTGCAGGAGCAGCTCAATGCAGGTTATGTTTTCATCTCTCATAACCTTTCTCTAGTAAGATTTATATCGCAAGACGTCTCTGTAATGTACCTTGGCAGGATCGTAGAACAGGGCAACAGCGAGTCGATTTTCAAAGATCCATTGCACCCTTACACTAAAGCGCTTCTTGCTGCGGCTCCAATACCCGATCCGAAGAAGAAGCGGAATCGCAAAGATCTTGTCGGCGGCCAGGTACCAAGTCCGATAAACAGACCGGCGGGCTGTTTCTTCAATCCAAGATGCAAGTACAGGATGGATATTTGTACCAAGGAATATCCGCCCATGTTCAAGGCGGATGAGAATCATTATGTTGCGTGCCATCTTTATTCCACATCTCATGAACAAGGAGGGGAAAGTAAATGAAGAAACTCTTAGTGCTTCTCGTAGTACTCATAGCTGCAGGATTACTCTTTGCAGCCCCAGAGTATCACGTAGAAGAGACATGGAACGGCGAGCCCGGAGGTACTTTCTATTACTGGGGCTTGGGAGATCCAAAGACATTTAACTATGACTGGGCACAGGAAACCAGTTCAACCGATCCTCTCGGATTCACGCTTGCAACTCTCATCGAAGCCGACGAGGGCGGTATGCCAACGCTCCCTGGTCTGGCAAAAGACTGGTGGTTCTCTGACGATGGACTGACCTTCTTCGTGCAAATAAGAGAAGGTATTCAATGGTCAGACGGAGCTCCATTCACTATCGATGACGTCTACTGGACGTTTGTCGATGTGTCATTCATTCCCGAGAACACGGCGAACGGAAACGGATCCTATCTCGATTCAAACGATCAGCTTCCAGTGGTCGAGATCGTCGATGACACAACGATCTCCTTCACCTGGACAGTGCCTCAGGTCACTGCTCTAAGACAGATTGGCTTCCGTCCGATAATGCCGAAGCACATTCTAGAAGAAGTCGTTGCCAACGGCACTTATCCGGAGTTTTGGACAATCGCAGACTTCGATAAGCTAGTCGGAATGGGACCTTTTGTTATTACCGATTACGTCGAAGGCGTCAGAATCGTTTTCGAGAGAAATCCATATTACTGGAAGGTCGATGGAAACGGCGTGCAGCTGCCCTATTTTGATAAGCTGAACTATGAACTCCTCGCAGACCAGAACACATCTCTTCTCAGATTTGAGGCTGGCGAAATCGATCTTTACGGACCTACCGCAGAGCAGTTCCCAAGACTTGCAGAAATGGCAGCGGAGAAGGGCTGGATAACTGGGGTAGGTGGACCGGCTCTCGGTTCTCAGTTCGTGACGTTCAACTTCAACACGACAGATCCGATCAAAAATGAATGGTTCAGAAACGATGGATTCAGAAGGGCTTTTGTCTATGCTATGGATAGAGACGCCATCATAGAGTCCCTCTACAATGGACTTGGTTCTCCTCTGTATGGGCCGGTATCTCCATCGAGCGGTTTCTACAACCCTGAAATCGAGCAGTTTGCCTACAAGTACTCAATTACCAGAGCAAGACTTGAGCTCAGGAGAGGCGGCTTCGATTGGCTTCCTGATGGAACCTGTGTCGATGCAAGTGGAAACCCGGTTGAGTTCGAACTCATAACCAATGCCGGAAACGTAGTCAGAGAGGCTATAAGCAACATAATCGTCGATGGGGCTGCCAAACTTGGAATAAAGGTAAATTTCAGACCTATCGATTTCAATACTGTAGTAGGAAAGCTTCTAGACGCTACTTACGAAGCTGTTGTTATTGGCCTTACAGGCAGTGTTGACCCCGGAACTGGCTGGAACGTGTACAGGCTTGACGGCGGTCTGCATTTCTGGAACTATCCTCCGGACTACAATCCTGATGACCACATAACGGAAGACATCTACATTCTTCCCGATTGGGAAAAGAGAGTAGACGAGATCTACAGACTCCAGACGTCTGCCGTTGTTGATCAGGACAGATATGACTTGTTTGCGGAATTCCAGATGCTGTTTGCCGAGTATCAGCCGGTAGTCTTCACAATGGCACAGAACTTCCTTTATGTCTACAAGAACAACATCAAAATGCCAGTCGAAAAACTAACACCTGCAACTGGCCTGCTCTTCCAGCTGGAAGGCTGGTGGAAAGAGTAACATCTTGATTTTCGACGCGGGAGGGCTTCCCTCCCGCTTTTGTATAATAAGAGTCTTAGAGAGTTTTGAGGAGGGAATAAGGTGCTGAAATATATAGTTAGGAGGCTGATTCTGGCAATTCCAGTTCTGCTCGGAGTCTCCATACTGGCCTTCATGATTATATCCGCTGCCCCTGGCGATTTTTTGGATGCTTATAGATTGAACCCTTCAATTTCAAAGGATCAGATAACGGTTCTTGAAAGTCAATTTGGGCTTGATCGAAATGTCTTCGTGCAGTATTTCAAGTGGTTGGGCAATGTTCTTACAGGCAACTTCGGATACTCTTTTAGTTACAGGATTCCGGTTTTTGAACTCGTTTGGAGAAGACTTGGAGCAACATTGTTACTAAGTATAAGCACATTGATTTTCACCTGGGGAATCGGCATTCCTCTCGGAATTTACTCGGCCCTTCATCAATACTCGCCAAGTGATCAGGCTTTTTCCTTCCTTGCGTTCATTGGAATTTCTATTCCTAATTTCTTTTTTGCTCTGCTCTGGCTCTTCATGGCCGCGAAAACGGGGTGGTTCCCAATTGGGGGGATAATCTCTCAAAACTTCAACGATATGAACGTCATAGGAAAGATCGGTGATTATCTCTGGCATGTGGTCGGACCTATGGTCACACTGGGAACTTCTGGACTGGCTGGGCTTATGAGACAGATGAGAGGCCAACTGCTTGACCAGTTGAGACAGGACTATGTTCTCTTCGCCAGGGCAAAGGGGATGCCAGAGAAAAATGTGATTTATAAACACGCCGTTCGAAATGCGATCAATCCTATTGTAACGATGTTTGGATATGCCCTTTCCGGCTTGCTCGGAGGCGCTGTTCTTACAGAGACGGTTTTTGGCTGGCCTGGAATGGGAAGACTTGTCATTGAAGCCTTGAATGCTCAGGACCTCTTCCTTGTCATGGCCACATTGCTCCTCTCTGCTGTCCTCCTGGTAATAGGCAATCTTCTGGCTGATCTTCTGCTCGCCTGGGTCGATCCCAGAATTCGGTATAGACTGAGCTGAGGGGTGTGACATGAAGAAGAAAACAATTATAGATAAAAATACATTGCAGAGTGCAGAAGTCAACAAAGAAGATCTCTTCGAAGTCAAGTACATGAGC
Encoded here:
- a CDS encoding ABC transporter permease, with amino-acid sequence MLKYIVRRLILAIPVLLGVSILAFMIISAAPGDFLDAYRLNPSISKDQITVLESQFGLDRNVFVQYFKWLGNVLTGNFGYSFSYRIPVFELVWRRLGATLLLSISTLIFTWGIGIPLGIYSALHQYSPSDQAFSFLAFIGISIPNFFFALLWLFMAAKTGWFPIGGIISQNFNDMNVIGKIGDYLWHVVGPMVTLGTSGLAGLMRQMRGQLLDQLRQDYVLFARAKGMPEKNVIYKHAVRNAINPIVTMFGYALSGLLGGAVLTETVFGWPGMGRLVIEALNAQDLFLVMATLLLSAVLLVIGNLLADLLLAWVDPRIRYRLS
- a CDS encoding ABC transporter substrate-binding protein → MKKLLVLLVVLIAAGLLFAAPEYHVEETWNGEPGGTFYYWGLGDPKTFNYDWAQETSSTDPLGFTLATLIEADEGGMPTLPGLAKDWWFSDDGLTFFVQIREGIQWSDGAPFTIDDVYWTFVDVSFIPENTANGNGSYLDSNDQLPVVEIVDDTTISFTWTVPQVTALRQIGFRPIMPKHILEEVVANGTYPEFWTIADFDKLVGMGPFVITDYVEGVRIVFERNPYYWKVDGNGVQLPYFDKLNYELLADQNTSLLRFEAGEIDLYGPTAEQFPRLAEMAAEKGWITGVGGPALGSQFVTFNFNTTDPIKNEWFRNDGFRRAFVYAMDRDAIIESLYNGLGSPLYGPVSPSSGFYNPEIEQFAYKYSITRARLELRRGGFDWLPDGTCVDASGNPVEFELITNAGNVVREAISNIIVDGAAKLGIKVNFRPIDFNTVVGKLLDATYEAVVIGLTGSVDPGTGWNVYRLDGGLHFWNYPPDYNPDDHITEDIYILPDWEKRVDEIYRLQTSAVVDQDRYDLFAEFQMLFAEYQPVVFTMAQNFLYVYKNNIKMPVEKLTPATGLLFQLEGWWKE